In Temnothorax longispinosus isolate EJ_2023e chromosome 10, Tlon_JGU_v1, whole genome shotgun sequence, a single window of DNA contains:
- the Ubce2m gene encoding NEDD8-conjugating enzyme Ubc12, which yields MIKLFSLKQAKKDGESPKAGTQKKASAAQLRITKDINELNLPKTCGTEFPDPDDLLSFKLIICPDEGFYKGGRFVFSFKVGPNYPHEPPKVKCETQVYHPNIDLDGNVCLNILREDWKPVLTINSIVYGLQYLFLEPNPEDPLNKDAAEVLQNNRRAFEQNVAKAMRGGYVGSYYFERCLK from the exons ATGATCAAATTATTCTCGTTGAAACAAGCGAAAAAAGATGGCGAGTCACCCAAGGCTGGCACCCAGAAGAAGGCGTCCGCGGCACAGCTGAGGATCACAAAAG ACATAAACGAGCTCAATCTCCCGAAAACGTGCGGCACCGAATTCCCGGATCCCGACGATTTGCTaagctttaaattaattatctgtcCAGATGAA GGATTTTACAAAGGTGGTAGGTTCGTATTTAGTTTCAAAGTCGGGCCCAATTACCCGCATGAGCCACCTAAGGTGAAGTGCGAGACTCAGGTTTATCATCCTAATATCGATTTGGATGGCAATGTGTGCCTCAATATTTTGAGAGAAGACTGGAAGCCTGTACTCACGATCAATTCCATCGTCTACGGCCTCCAGTATCTCTTTCTG GAACCAAATCCTGAGGACCCGTTAAATAAGGACGCGGCTGAAGTTCTACAAAACAACAGAAGGGCTTTCGAACAAAATGTAGCGAAAGCGATGCGGGGTGGTTACGTAGGATCCTATTATTTTGAACGGTGTCTCAAGTGA